The Canis aureus isolate CA01 chromosome 9, VMU_Caureus_v.1.0, whole genome shotgun sequence genome has a segment encoding these proteins:
- the LOC144320044 gene encoding large ribosomal subunit protein eL39, translating to MSSHKTFRIKRFLAKKQKQNRPIPQWIRMKTGNKIRYNSKRRHWRRTKLGL from the coding sequence ATGTCTTCTCACAAGACTTTCAGAATTAAGCGATTCctggccaagaaacaaaagcagaatcgtCCTATTCCCCAGTGGATTCGGATGAAAACAGGTAATAAAATCAGGTACAACTCCAAGAGGAGACACTGGAGAAGAACCAAGCTGGGTCTATGA